Proteins from one Dromiciops gliroides isolate mDroGli1 chromosome 6, mDroGli1.pri, whole genome shotgun sequence genomic window:
- the LOC122730483 gene encoding E3 ubiquitin-protein ligase Mdm2-like, giving the protein MPCGKAGNPEEAKSSIAYPSSQEPVQEPGEEHPPPIVDTGLATSGRPCEAENNVDEPRPSGDCKKLKSSVSHSSGGCCGGSRPSSPDNQADSASDRFSVEYDVDSLDSEDFAINPQREELTLEGACAEGDPAQPQQPSSSGIDWEPGPSHAQTGGRPAQGSNPQEPPEQAVLAPCSQGASGDSPPAPFQVGTRHSMNFQEPCILCLSEPKDCCMVHGVTGHVVTCFMCASKLRQRRKPCPVCRLPIDHIIFIYLL; this is encoded by the exons GAGCCAGTGCAGGAACCAGGGGAAGAGCATCCACCCCCCATTGTGGACACTGGACTGGCTACTTCTGGAAGACCATGTGAAGCAG aaaacaatgtgGATGAGCCGCGTCCATCGGGAGACTGTAAGAAATTGAAGAGCAGCGTCTCTCACTCAAGTGGGGGCTGCTGTGGAGGCAGCCGCCCTTCAAGCCCG GACAACCAGGCTGACTCTGCTTCAGACCGCTTCAGTGTGGAATATGACGTGGATTCCTTGGATTCTGAGGACTTCGCCATTAATCCGCAACGGGAGGAGCTGACCTTGGAG GGCGCGTGTGCGGAGGGGGACCCTGCCCAGCCGCAGCAGCCCAGCAGCAGTGGGATCGACTGGGAGCCCGGTCCTTCCCACGCTCAGACAG GTGGAAGACCGGCTCAGGGGAGCAACCCCCAAGAGCCCCCTGAGCAGGCCGTGCTGGCACCCTGCTCCCAGGGCGCCTCCGGGGACTCTCCTCCCGCCCCGTTCCAGGTAGGCACCAGGCACAGTATGAATTTCCAGGAGCCTTGCATCCTCTGTCTGAGCGAACCCAAGGATTGCTGCATGGTGCACGGTGTCACCGGCCACGTGGTAACCTGCTTCATGTGTGCCTCCAAGCTGCGGCAACGCCGTAAGCCCTGCCCCGTGTGCCGATTGCCCATCGACCATATCATTTTCATCTACTTGCTCTAg